From Girardinichthys multiradiatus isolate DD_20200921_A chromosome 3, DD_fGirMul_XY1, whole genome shotgun sequence, the proteins below share one genomic window:
- the LOC124866316 gene encoding uncharacterized protein C7orf31 homolog translates to MRRTATLKEHPYSSHISRFAMFPSFLSPDDPERGVRAASQSFLNPLIPNKPPDVTVLSKTIGGRYRHEVLENPVKTRKMAVSWTGENGFLDHPKPIEGEKQIFYPAPPKTVLPNPKLRDWDLSLSERTSNILKNLERKLWITSYQVDFTGPANPLKTNDFKEKISTLTGINLHSVPLRERSYPVLFPSKPEGGHERRQQNKLSESSFIGNSSGLQLPAANQITASSYKNQQQPQELMTNCNEAADMPQLGHSQSESKTDFTDAQHTMYLEILQKQQPQSKSTVGHAREGENRKVRFNERPKQESQSKSSQDVALHLSNMQQHFDPNSQLYSQRQAKVSSERNSIELQKDDPPSKKEQLNSLPNASILQWPPVLPGIPGTNSLETEGRTGTAHSLLDLQNSFSKSEAHQRFSSSITHAAVNLRNNVVTGKRHTFYGINCNHIHG, encoded by the exons ATGCGAAGGACTGCTACTCTGAAAGAGCACCCTTATTCTTCGCATATTTCTCGGTTTGCCATGTTTCCATCGTTCCTCTCCCCAGATGACCCAGAAAGGGGAGTCAGAGCTGCTTCACAGAGTTTCTTAAACCCTCTCATCCCAAACAAACCTCCTGACGTCACTGTGCTCAGCAAAACTATAG GAGGTCGGTACAGACATGAGGTCTTGGAAAACCCAGTTAAAACTAGGAAAATGGCTGTTTCATGGACAGGAGAAAATGGATTTTTGGAT CATCCAAAGCCGATAGAAGGGGAGAAACAGATTTTCTACCCAGCTCCTCCAAAGACAGTACTGCCCAACCCAAAACTCAGAGACTGGGATCTGTCATTATCAGAGCGCACAAGCAACATTCTGAAAAACCTGGAGAGGAAACTCTGGATCACCTCTTACCAGGTAGACTTTACCG GGCCTGCAAACCCTTTGAAGACTAATGATTTTAAGGAGAAAATAAGTACCCTTACTGGGATTAATCTGCACTCTGTTCCTCTG AGAGAAAGGTCCTATCCTGTATTATTTCCATCAAAACCCGAAGGAGGACATGAACGAAGACAGCAGAACAAACTGAGTGAAAGCTCCTTTATCGGCAATTCTTCTGGACTCCAGTTGCCAGCTGCAAATCAGATCACTGCTTCATCTTATAAAAACCAACAACAGCCCCAAGAGCTGATGACTAATTGTAATGAAGCTGCAGATATGCCTCAACTGGGTCACAGTCAATCAGAGTCCAAAACTGACTTCACAGATGCACAGCACACTATGTACCTGGAGATCCTTCAAAAGCAACAACCTCAGAGTAAAAGCACTGTTGGTCATGCCAGAGAAGGAGAAAATCGCAAAGTCCGATTTAATGAACGTCCAAAGCAAGAATCTCAATCAAAGAGCAGCCAAGATGTTGCTCTCCACCTGTCAAACATGCAACAACACTTCGACCCGAACAGTCAGCTGTATTCCCAGAGACAGGCAAAGGTAAGTAGCGAGAGAAACTCAATAGAGCTGCAAAAAGATGATCCACCAAGCAAAAAAGAACAGCTAAACTCTCTCCCTAATGCCAGTATCCTGCAATGGCCTCCTGTCCTGCCAGGTATTCCTGGTACAAACAGCCTTGAGACTGAGGGTAGGACAGGCACAGCTCACAGTCTTCTAGACCTCCAAAACTCATTCAGCAAGTCAGAGGCACATCAAAGATTCAGTAGCTCCATCACTCATGCTGCTGTGAACCTGAGGAACAATGTAGTCACCGGGAAAAGGCACACCTTTTATGGGATCAACTGCAACCATATCCATGGATGA